ATCGCATCGGAATTATAAAAAGCAGGTTGACCCCAACCTTTACGGGAAATTTTTACTGCTTCGCGAAGGAATTTTTCAGGGGTCTTCTTGGAAATCTGCACATTGGAACTGGGCTGAAGCAGCTTCATTTCATCCATCACTTCGAGGATCAAATAGCTGACATCACTAACACCGGTAGTTCCATCCCGACGCAGTGCGCCGGTATTGATGTTGCAGAAATCAGTATAAGTGGCACTTTCTTTCAGCGTAATACCCACTTTGGGCGGCGCCGGCTGATTATTAAACTGAATCCAAAGACTTTCCAGAATTTCGCGAGCATCGTCACGGGTAATGCGCCCTTCCTCGATATCTTTCTTGTAAAACGGCTCCAGATGCTGATCCAGCTTTCCGGGAGAATATGCGTCCCAGTTGTTCATCTCCACTGTAACACCAATATGGGTAAACCAGTACATCTGCACTGCCTGGCGGAACGTCTTCGGAGCGTACTTCGGCACAACATCACAGACCTCAGCCAGTTCAAGGAGCTCTTTCTTCCATTGAGGATCCTGTTCCGTTTGGGCCATTTCACGCGCCTGGGCTGCATAGCGCTCACCCATGCGAATCATTCCCTCACAGACCAGCTTCATCCCTTCCAGCTCATCACGCTTATGCAACGCTTCCAGATCGTTATTGTAATCCAGACTGTCTATTTGCTTCTGAATGTCGTCGATGAAATCCGCATAGCCCTTTTTATAAATTTTTCCATCCGCTACGGTGTGCCCGGGGCCACGCTGCATTAAAAATTCAGTGTACAGCCCCGCATCAAACAGCTTATGCCACTCGTCTGGCAAAAGCTTGTTAATCTTGCTCATCATAGAGCGGTCTTTCCAATAAGGTATAATAACCTCTCTCTGAATACGCTTATCTTCTTCCGAAACCTTAAAGAATACCTTTTTGCGGTCATTCATATTATCAAAATCCTGCATAGTATGGCAGCAAAGTTCCGGAAAAGTCGGCGCAGCGCTGGGTTTGTGTCCTTTTTCTCCTACAATAATGGAACCTTTTTCAAGGTACAGCGTGCGGTGTTCCATAATATAGAGAAACGCTAGCCCCCGAAGGACCGGAACAGAAACGCTTCCTTCATATTTCTTATATGCCTCCGTGAGCAAAACCGCACGTTCCATCGAAATGCATGGTTTGCTCTGTACGCTGATCTGCCGCAGCCGACGAATACGCTCGGTAGAACCCCTGCGGGTCCTTTCCGCCTTATCCGACCTTGGCTTTACTGCTACCGCAACAGAACTATTTGTTTTTGTCACAGCCATGATAACAACCTCCCTTTCATGGTTTTTATTTTATTTGGACTGATTGAGCCGTTATCCGCCGATATTTACGCAATAACCGGCACTTTTGAAAAAAGACTGAATTTTTTCCACGGTCTTTTCGTTAGGTTTCTCAAAATTCTGTGTGCAATATCGCCCAAGCTTTTTATATTTATCTCTGCCAAAATCATGGTATGGCAATAAAGTGATTCTTTCAACGGCGATTGCCTGCTCTTGCAGCCACTGCCAAATTCCATGAATTAACTCATCGCTTGTATTGACACCATCTACCAAAATCAACCGTAAATCGATCCGTGCCCCTTGATCGCTTAAATATTTGAGATTGTCTAAAATCAATTGATTGGGTACCCCAACATATTTTTCATGCCGCAGAGAGTCAATACATTTTAAATCATAAAGAAATAAATCTGTATAAGGAAGAATGCGGGCAAAATTTTCCTTGGGTGCATATCCGCAGGTATCAATTACTACGGAAATACCAACCCTTTGTAGTTCTCTGCATAATGTTTCCACATAATCCATATCCTGAGTCATCACCTCACCACCTGAAAGCGTGACGCCTCCCCCAGATTGATCATAGAATATTTGATCTGCCTGAACCTGCTTCACAAGTTCGGGAATCGAGTAGTACTGCCCGATCTGTTCTTTTTTTTCGTCTTTATCAAGCATGGGTTCCACCTGGTATCTCTGGCCTTCTGGATTGTGACACCATAAACAGCGCAGCGGACAGCCTTTAAAGAAAATAGTTGTTCGAATACCAGGTCCGTCGTGAATGGAAAATTTCTGAATGTTAAATATGCAGGGCGTATTCATTGCCACAGAACCTCCTTTAATCGCTCAAAAGTTGTTTTATTGAGCCGTTTTGTTAGTAAAAATCTGATCCTGTTGAAATTCATTGGTGCAACTTCAATGAGCCATTAAGATTGGTTGTTATCTGATTAGAAGAGAAAGCCACGGTGCAGAACACCGTGGCAGTCAATCCTCACACGAATACTATCCGATAAACTCCGTTACAGATTTCAACTGCATGAAATTCTGCAGATAATCTTTTGTTCCTGTCTTTGCATCGGTACCAGACATATTAAAACCACCAAATGGATTCTGCTGTACAACGGCAGCTGTGCATTTCCGGTTGAAATAAAGGTTTCCAACATCAAACTTTTCTGCCGCTTCCTCAAGGTGTTCCTTATTTTTTGAATACACAGCGCCCGTCAGCCCATACATGGTTCCATTTGCGACCTGCATTGCTTCTTCGTAATTCGATACTTTAATGACAGCCAGAACTGGCCCGAAGATTTCTTCCTGCGCAATCCGATCAGTCGGTTTAATATCTTTGATAATAGTTGGCTGAATATAAAAGCCTTCGCGGTCATCATATGTACCGCCACAAACTAGCTTGCCTTCCTTTTTTCCGATCTCGATATACTTGACAATCCCGTTGTATGCTTTCTGACTGATGACCGGCCCCATCGGCATATTTTCACATCCGGGTCCCTGCTGAAGCTCGCTGGTCTTCTCCACCAATTTTTGCACCAGTTTGTCATAAACTTTGTCCAGCACAATCGCACGCGAACATGCGGAGCACTTTTGTCCCTGGAAAGAAAATGCTGAATTGACAATTCCCTCGGCGGCTTGATCCAGATCTGCTGAATCATCGACAATAATTCCATTCTTGCCGCCCATCTCTGCAATAACGCGCTTAATCCAGATTTGTCCTTCACTCATTTCCGCGGCCATTTGGTTAATATGCAATCCAACTTCCTTGGAGCCTGTAAAATCGATAAACCGGGTTTTCGGATGCTTCACAAGAGCTTCACCCAAAACAGAACCGGAGCCCGGCAGGAAATTGACAACCCCATTGGGAAGCCCGCTGTCCTGAAGAATTCTCATAAACTGATAGGCTACAATCGGCGTATCGCTCGCAGGTTTCATTGTAATCGTATTTCCGGTGATAATCGCGCCGCCGACCATTCCAACCATCAACGAGAACGGGAAATTCCATGGGGTCACTGCAACACCTGCACCAATTGGAATATACTTACAAACACGCTTTTCATCGCTGCTTTGCAGCACATCGAGACCTTTGTCAAGTTCCAAAATAGATTTGATATCAGCATTAAGAAAGTCAATCGCCTCACAGACTTCGCCGTCTGCTTCGCCCCAATTTTTGCCGCTCTCTTCAATCATCCATGCGTTAATTTCCATGCGGCGCTCCTGGAACAGCTTTATAATTTTCTGAACATAAGAAACACGCTGCTCCACAGAGGTATATTTCCAAGTTTCAAAAGCTTTCACTGCACTTTCAACCGCCTGATTGGCATGTTCCGTAGTTCCCTTTGCTGCATACCCAATCACTTCCGCTTTTTTGGAAGGATTGATGGAAGTGATGACATCGTCTGTAAAGATTTCTTTTCCATTAATAATCAGAGGGCAGCGAATCCCCTCCTGCGATTTGACTTTTTTCAGGGCGTTTTCCATTGCAGCCTTATTTTCAGGCAATGCAAAATCTTTTTCCACTTCATTGACAAATGTGAACTTCATTAAAAACACTCCTTCTCTAGATGATCGTTAATTGTACATTCATAAAGGTAATTGAAAGAGATCACAATAATTTCATTAAAATGAATTTATTATCATCAAATTTCACATTCATTATAATATAGTATGTTAAGAGATGCAATATGTGAAAAAATATTTTTTTGCTTTTTTCTATTTAATTTTACGAAAATATTTTTATAATGGGTTTCCATTAAAATATGTTTCCGTTTCCAGCTTTCGCTTTTCCACGCACCGCATCACTTCTAATATTAAAGAGCCACGAAACGGTTCTGTTTCGGGGCTCTTTATTTCTTTATACCGGCTTTAGGGAAGCGTTGCTTCCTTCAACAAGTACAAGTCAAACCGCCATAGATTAAAAACTACAGCTCGATCAACTCATGTGTTGTACTAATCATGTTCTCATAGCCGTCTTTAGTAATCAAAATCTGATCTTCAATGCGAACGCCGCCCCAGTTTGGAATATAAATTCCCGGTTCAATCGTCCGGACGTTTCCTTCCTCAAGCACTGTTTCATAATTTGGACCCATAAATGGCATCTCATGAACAAAAAGGCCAACTCCATGGCCGATTCCAGTGTAATGATAAGGCAGGTATTCAGTGTTTTCGATGGCACGAATGGAAGCCTTGTATACATCCTTGACAGGAACCCCGGCTTTCATCTCTGCGAGCGCATCTTCTACCATCCGTTTTTCCAAAGCGTACACTTCACGCTGCTTGGCGTCTGGCTTTCCAACAATTACAGTTCTTGTCATGTCGGACATATAGCCCTTATATTGACAGCCAAAATCCATCAAAACAAAGTCACCGTATTCCACAGCCTTTTCTGACGGAATTCCATGCAGCAAAGAAGTTCTTGCGCCGGAAATTAGGATGTTTCCATAAGGCTGTGTGTCGGCACCTTCCAACACCATGTACAGTGAAAGTTTAGCAGCCAATTCCTTTTCCGTGACTCCGACACGGATGTCTTTGAGCAGGCGTTCAAATACACGGCACGAAATGTCACAGGCAACACGCTGATACTGAATCTCCTGAGGAGTTTTAATTGAGCGCATTTTTTCTACTACATCAGTTGTAGGAACCAGCTCCGTCTTAACTACCTTGCTGAATTCCAGATACTGCCCGTAATTGAGGCCGTCTGCTTCGAATCCAATGTGTTTCAGCCCATGCTTTTCACTTAAAAACTCCACTGCATCGCCTAGTGACTTGCCTGGCTTACGCCAAACATAAATTTCAAAATTGGGGCATTCTATGCTGGCTTGTTCGGTATAGCGCAGATCGGTCAAAAAATATTGTTTCTCTTTTGTGATAAATAAGTAGGAATCCGCTCCTGTAAACTCGCTAATATAGCGAACATTTTCCCTTTTTGCAAAGAAAAATCCGTCCAGCCCATTCTTTTCCATGTACGCAAGCAGCTTTTCGACCATAATTCCAGCTTCCTTTCATCTATTATGTATATTGATATCTGCTTTGCAGCTTTAGCTGTCTATGCTGGGGTTCTCAACAACCTTTTCTCCTCCAAGGTAAACACTTAAAACATGGCTCAGAGCGGTAATATCCACAGATGCGTCACCTTTGACAACAAGGACATCCGCTTCAAGGCCTTTCTCAAGCTTTCCGGTAACATTGCTCAGTCCCAAAACCCGCGCAGGATTGGCAGTTGCCGTCTGGATTGCCTGAAGAGGTGTGATTCCATACTGAACCATATAACCAAGTTCGAGGTCAATCGGCAGTGGAGGAGCACCGTACAAAACCATGTCGGTGCCGGCAAGAACCGTAATGCCTGTATCATAAAACTTTTTGAAATTATCCCGGTAAGCAAAGGCTGCTGGCTTAAAATAAGCGATATCATGCATTGCGCGTGCAGCGATCGGATTATCGGAATTTGATTTGTTTTCTTTCAGCTGACGCTCGCAGAACTCATAGAGATAAGTGTAAGCTGTAATGGTTGGCGTCCAAGCCTGGCCGTTTTTCACCATCTGTTCTGCCTGAGCCAACGTCATAAAGGTTCCATGCTCAATGGTATCAAATCCGGCATCAATGCACATCTGAATGGCAATAGGAGTACCGGCGTGAACCGCGGTCTTCACATTGCGGCGATGGCATTCGTCAACAGCGGCATTCAATTCCTCCTGCGTAAACTCAGGCACATCTGTACGGTTGCTGGTAAGGATCTTAATCCAATCAGCTCCATCGCGCAGCTGCCGCCGAATCACAGACCGGAGATTCCACGGACCGTCCACTTCTTCCTCGCCGTCTTCATGCCCATGCCCTCCCGTCATGCAGATTCCGGAATCCGCATGAATAATGCGGGGAGCTTTTAGATATCCAAGCTGTGATGCCATGCGCAGACGTTTTAAAAGGCCATGGGGAGCCGCACCAAGATCACGGACCGTGGTAACTCCTTTTGAAAGTGCCAATGACGCCTGTTTTTGAGCATAATAGGCAATGAGAAAATCATCATATTCTTGTTGATTCGGCTGGCTGAAATAGTATCCCATGTGCTCATGCATGTCGAACAAGCCCGGCAAAATGGTCGCTTCACCGTAATCAATCACTTTCTCCCCGGGATTCTGCTCTTTCACCTGGGATGCGGGTCCCATGTCACAGATTTTTCCGTTTTGAATCTTGATTGCCGCATTCTGAAGCGAAGTTTTTCCATCGCCAGTAACCAAATGTTTAGCCTGAATAATCATGATAAAACCTCCTTACGAAATTAAATGTAAATAGTTTTTATCTTTACAGCTTCATTAAGCTTTTAGCTTTTTAAAAGTCTCATCCAGCCTGAACGTTATCAATTGGCTCTTCTTTTGTCTCAATGATCTTCTGCATTTTCTTATGGAAGATCCACAGCGAAATTCCCAACAGAGCAGTAACTCCTCCGATAATGGCAAAATACTGTGCCTCATGTCCTGGCGTATAAAAGTTTACAGCGAGAGAACTCAACCCAGCTCCCGTAGACTGACCCAGTTTCCAAACCGTTACCATCTGCGCAGTGAAAGCGGTAGGAGCTAAAAGGGTAGCAGTTGAAAAGCCGACTGGTGACGTCATCGCTTCGCCCCAGATATTGAGTACATAGAACATAATCAGCCAAAGCGGGCTCACTTTCACATTTGCAGGGAAAAGTGTATAAGGAATCACCATAAACAGAGCGCTCGCCCCATAAAAAACAGTACCGACTCCAAATTTCAATGTTGTAGACGGTTGACGGCTACCCATCTTAGTCCACAGCCAGCTCACGACACTGCCGAAAATGACGGCGAGAACTGCAGGAACTGTTTGGAACGAAGCCGGTGTCATCGTCCATGGGCCAAGCTGGAGGTTAACTCTCTGGTCTGCGTAGATTGCCAAGATGCTGGTCGACTGAAACCAAACCATCATATTGAAACAGTTACAGGCAAACAGCCACAGAAACGGCCATAGTCTTTTGGCCTCAACACGTGTTGTTTTCTTACTGGTCATAATAATGGCGATATAAGCCAACGGAATAAAGATGCTGACTGTGCTTACTACATTGCAGAATACTTTTACGGAAACAGCACCTGTCGCAAACAGAGTTATAATGGTTCCGAAAAGGACAACCAGAGTAATAAAAAATTGAAGCAGAAGCTTTTTCTTTTTGTTGGCGGGAGCAGGGTCATCGGGTTTGGTTCCGACATCTCCAAATAATTTATCAGAGGTCAAAAGGTAAATTACAAGGCCAACGCCCTGAAGGATTCCTGCAAACAAAAAGCCTACGTTGTAGTTAAAGAGCATTGCCAGCGCGCCAGTAATCATTGGTGCTATCGCTCCGACATTATTCATAATGTACATGATACTGAATCCACTGTCACGCCGGGTATCCGTTTTTCCATACAGCTTGCCAGCCAAAGCATACAAGCTGCTGCCCATGCTCATGGAAGCAATCAGCAGAACCAGCTGACTGATCAGATACAAAGTCTTCCCGCCAGCCGGAATCGCTAGAAGCAGATAACCAATTGTTTTAATCGAATAACCGACCAGCATGGAACGCCGTATCCCAAGGAAACGGTCTGCAACGAACCCTCCGATAATTCCTGCCATGCATGCCAGCGAATTGTAAACATTTAAAAGCTGTGCCGCTTCATTCTGAGAAAAGCCTAGCCCCCCTTGAGAAACAGAGGTGTACAAATAATAAATTAAAATTGCGGTCATCCCGTAGTTGCCGAAAGCCTCCGACAGCGCCATAAACGAAGTCGTAAACATTCCTTTGGGATGCCCTAAAAATCTTTTGTCGTGGGCAAAATCTGGTGTGGTCAATGCTTTGCTTTGTCTTTCCATGATTGGTCTCCTTTCAAATACGGATTCCTGAAATGAACTGGCGCTTCAAAATCTGCCTTTGCTCCTCCTTCCCCCTAATTTTCTTTGTTTTTGTTTTACTAAAATAAATTTCATAAATATAAAATTTTGGAACTTACAAATCCAAAGATACTCCTTCGATTTATTTTAGTCAATCTTCAATATCAACAAATTTATTTGGTCTTTTTATACACATTCATCAGCAGTACTTCTTTTGATTTTTGTTTAAGTTGAAGCTGCTTATTCTGTTCTAAAAGTATGCCAATAAAGTTAATTTTATATCGTTATTTTAAAAATCAAAATAATTAAATCAAAATTAACAATAAATAATAAATTTTATTAGTCAAATATAATAAATAAATTTTAATAAATAAATTTTAAAAATTGTGTCTTAAAATTTCAAAATTGAATAAATAACAACCCAATTAATTCTCCTGTAAAAAAGGATTGACAAAGCAAAGGCCGCATGATAACATCTCTGTATGGATTTTTGAAATTCAAATTTGTAAAAAAATTTATTAAATTTTTTATATATATGAAAATTTCGTTATTATTCGACTGTACCTTTGGAGTAGCATATGATGGATGAAAAAGAACGGTTTGATCTTGTTATTATGATCGGAGAAACCATGGTGGAAAATGGAGGTGAAATCAGCCGTGCCACAGAAGCAATGGAAACTGTAGCCTCTCAGTATGGAGTTCGACAATTTAAAGCATTTGCCATTGCAAACGGAATTTTCGCTTCTGCTCTATCAAAAAGCGGAACCGATTACAGCTGTAAAATTACCTGCGTTCCCATTCGTCCCATTCGCCTGTCCCTTGTGGATGCCCTGAACAATCTTTCTCGTAAGATTTCTGAGAATCGCTGTACGCCGGAAGACGCGCGCAAGGCAGTTGATGAAATCCGGAATCGGCATTTCGCAAACGGATGGAAAACAATTTTATCGGCAGGATTGGGTAGCTTCTGCTTCTGCTATTTATTTTTGGGCAGTATGGGAGATTGTCTGTCCGCTTTCATTGCAGGGGGCTTCGCATATGCTTTTATAAAGCGAATAGCACCAAAATTTACGTCCTCCAGTCTGAGTACTCAAATTATTGGCGCGATGATCGCAGCTCTAATTAACTGCGCGCTGTACTACATAGGACTGGGCAACAATCTCGATCGAATGATTATCGGCTCTATTTTTCCCATGACACCGGGGGTCGCTTTAACAATTTCCATCAGAAATTTTTTAGAGAACGACTATTTAACGGGGCTTGTTCGACTTGTCGATGCGTTGATAACAGCCGGATGCCTTGCAGGAGGAGTTGGGCTTGCCATTCAAAGCTGGAATTTGGTTTTTGGGGGAGCAATATTATGACGATGGTGCAAAGTTTACTTCAGATTGTTGCAGCCATCGTTGGGACATCGGCTTTTGCTGTTTTATTTGAAGTACCCAGAAAACATATTGCTTTTTGTGGATTTACCGGTGGAATTGGCTGGCTAATTTACCTTGCTGCACAAAGTTATTTTCATTCCATTTATGCGGCTACCCTTCTTGCAGCGATTGGACTGGCTGCCTGTTCCCGTGCTTTTGCAACTTTACGAAAAGCCCCATCCGTTATTTTCCTAATTTGTGGAATTTTTACCCTAGTCCCCGGAGCTGGGATTTATTACTTTGCCTACTATATTCTGACGGGGGAAAATACAAAATCAGTTGCAAACGGACTTAGCAGCATCAAAATTATGCTTTTAATTGCGTTAGGAATTATTTTGGCTTACTCTTTACCTTATCAATTATTTGGCTGGAAAAAGGAACCCAAAAAAGACGAAAAGTAAACCCTAATGTAATACTTTTAAAAATGTAAAGAAACAGATTGCCGGCTGACGGAATTAGTTGCTCGGTTCAGACGGATACTCTGATTCAGATATATCAGATACAAAGAAAGGGTGGTTCGATGAAATTAGGATTTATAGGCTCTGGAAATATGGCGAAAGCAATGATGAGGGGAATTATTAAATCAGGATTATTACCTGCTGATGAAATCATGGCCTCAGACCTCTCCGCAGCTAGCTTGGAGGCGACCAAGACATCGCTCAATGTAAACGTAACTAACGATAATTTATCTGTAGCTGCTTGCGATATTGTTGTTCTATCGGTCAAACCACAGTATTATGCCGATGTTATCCATCAAATAGCGCCCTGTGTTAAGGAAAGCACTCTGATTGTCACCATAGCGCCGGGTATGACGATGGAAAAGGTCTGTGGCCTTTTCGGACGCGAAATCAAACTGGTCAGAACAATGCCTAATACTCCTGCCATGGTCGGTGAAGGCATGACCGCCGCCTGTGCCAATCAAAAAGTAACTCCGGAAGAAATGGATTACGTTTGTTCCCTTCTCAAGGGATTTGGAAAATGTGCGGTTGTCTCCGAAAGCATGATGGATGCAGTTGTGGCCATAAGCGGAAGTTCGCCAGCCTATGTGGATATTATGATCGAAGCACTGGCAGACGGAGCGGTAATGGAAGGAATGCCCCGCGCACTCGCTTACCAGTTTGCAGCTCAGGCAGTTTTGGGCAGTGCAAAAATGGTGCTGGAAACAGGGAAACATCCGGCAGAGCTCAAAGATATGGTTTGCTCACCGGCTGGCACAACGATAGAAGCAGTCAGAGTTCTTGAAGAGAAAGGGTTCCGCAGCAGCTTAATCGAAGCAGTCAGTGCCTGTGTGCAAAAAGCGCGCAGCATGTAATCGTCCACTAGGGAAAAGCGTATTTATTCCCTTTTAATGATATAAGCACTTTTCAAAACAAAATAAGCAATTAACAAAAACAGCTATAACAATACCAATAAAAAAGTATTGTTATAGCTGTTTTTTGAATGAATAGTGTCGATTCTAAAAGCCCATTTTAACATTTTATCTATTTGCACGAATCACTCAGTATCCTATGTCCTTATTAACCGCGATGACAACGTAAATAAGTTTACATAATTTATACTGCCAAGTCGGTGGTACTTCTACGATGCCAAGGGCGAAGCACGTTCCCTGTGGCCTTTCAAGGAGATAATATTCCTGGAACCAGTTCCTGCTCAATTTTTATTTTTTAATCTGCAAAGTTAAGAGTTTCCATGTTTAAACGGTAAATTACGTCCTTGCGCTCTACGATAACAACGATCTTCTTCCGAAGAGCGTCGTCCTTCTGGATATGGGCAAGCAATTCCCGAGTCGGATTGACCGCTACAGGATGCCCCACCAATTTCATCATGGCAAAATCGCCATTTGTATCTCCATAAGCATAACTTTCAGAAAGATCGATTCCATACTGCTTTGCCATTTGGAGTACAGCGCATTGCTTACTCTCGGAATCCCACATTGGAATGATTTCACCGCTGTAGCGTCCGTCTGGACCGACTTTGTAAACCGTGCCGCGATAATCATCCATGCCGTACTTTTCGGACATTTCACGTACCAGTTCTACCGGCGAACCTGAAATTGCAATAACCCGGTGTCCATGCTCCCGATGCCAACGAATTCGGTCACGAGTGTAGGTGTAGACACGCTCACCCTTCTGTTCAATCACCCTTTTTGCAATGTACAAAATATGAAAGGAATTTGTATTCTGAACCGTTTCCGAATAAATATCCACCATCTTTTGAAGGTAATCGTCATAATTTCCAACACGTTTATCCCATCTCGTAAATGCGGGTTCAACATCCTCATACCACTTACTGGGATCAATCAGTTCGTATTTGATCATCTTTTTAAACATCTCGCTGATCAGTCCTTCACGGGAAATCGTACCGTCAATGTCAAAAAAAGCTGCCGTCTTTGCCATGGAAATCGCTCTCCTTTCCTCCGCGCGGTCTTCTGTCATGCGGCTAGAATGCGCATCGTGCGGTTTAACCATATTTGGTTTTTAGTATAGAGGATTCCACCCTAAAAGTAAAGTACACCCCCTAACGGTCGCCGGATGACCCGGAAAGGATCAAAAAATCATCCCCTCATATCAACCGGATGGTTGATTTCAAATTCCGGATCGTGCAGTATCATAAAGTCAGGAGATGAACGATATGGAAAAATTATTAGAAATCAATAGCCTTTCAAAAAGCTTTAAAGGGAACCGCGTCCTCGATAATATCAGTTTCTCGATCGAAAAAGGGGAAGTTCTCTGCCTGCTAGGCCCAAACGGTGCCGGAAAAAGCACAACGATTAACATTTTACTTGGATTACTCGGACGTGACAGCGGGACCATCACCTACGATGGAAAGATAATCAACCGCAGCC
This genomic window from Caproicibacterium sp. BJN0003 contains:
- a CDS encoding threonine/serine exporter family protein, which gives rise to MTMVQSLLQIVAAIVGTSAFAVLFEVPRKHIAFCGFTGGIGWLIYLAAQSYFHSIYAATLLAAIGLAACSRAFATLRKAPSVIFLICGIFTLVPGAGIYYFAYYILTGENTKSVANGLSSIKIMLLIALGIILAYSLPYQLFGWKKEPKKDEK
- the proC gene encoding pyrroline-5-carboxylate reductase — protein: MKLGFIGSGNMAKAMMRGIIKSGLLPADEIMASDLSAASLEATKTSLNVNVTNDNLSVAACDIVVLSVKPQYYADVIHQIAPCVKESTLIVTIAPGMTMEKVCGLFGREIKLVRTMPNTPAMVGEGMTAACANQKVTPEEMDYVCSLLKGFGKCAVVSESMMDAVVAISGSSPAYVDIMIEALADGAVMEGMPRALAYQFAAQAVLGSAKMVLETGKHPAELKDMVCSPAGTTIEAVRVLEEKGFRSSLIEAVSACVQKARSM
- a CDS encoding HAD family hydrolase: MAKTAAFFDIDGTISREGLISEMFKKMIKYELIDPSKWYEDVEPAFTRWDKRVGNYDDYLQKMVDIYSETVQNTNSFHILYIAKRVIEQKGERVYTYTRDRIRWHREHGHRVIAISGSPVELVREMSEKYGMDDYRGTVYKVGPDGRYSGEIIPMWDSESKQCAVLQMAKQYGIDLSESYAYGDTNGDFAMMKLVGHPVAVNPTRELLAHIQKDDALRKKIVVIVERKDVIYRLNMETLNFAD